The DNA window TCAGTGATTAATGGACTAAAATTGGAGCTACAGCAGGCGCAGGAACATATTCAAGAGCTTATGCATGAGAGACGAGGATATCGCCATGATGTTGCTTCACTAGTGAGGCAACTCTCTGAGGACAAGTTTTTCCAGAAAAATAAAGACAAAGGGAAGATTGCAGCAGACATTCGTTCCCTGCAAGATGAACTGGAGGATGAGAAACGCCTTAGGAGACATTCTGAAGGCCTTCACAGGAAGTATGGTAAGGAGTTGTCTGAGATAAAATTAGCATTTGTTAAGGCAGTTAAGGACCttgagaaagagaagaaagcaAAGAGCCTTTTAGAAGACCTTTGTGACCAATTTGCAATGGGAATCCGAGACTATGAAGAGGAAGTCAGGGCATTGAAACAAAGGCATGTAAATTATGAATATCAGTTTGATAAGTCAGCGCTTCATATATCAGAAGCATGGCTTGACGAGAGAATGCAAATGCAAAATACTGATATCGAGGAAGACTTACTGAAGAAATCAACAATAACAGAGAGGCTAACAAGTGAAATAGAGGCATTTCTTGCCAAAAAATCAGTTAGCTCTAAGAATAATGACAAATACATGCATAGTAGACGAGATGCTAGCTTACGTCGGCAATCCCTTGAGTCTGTCCATTTTAATGGAGCTACTAGTGCTCCTCGGCTAGCTGAAGAAGATGACGATGATTCTGTTGCCAGTGATCTGCATTGCTTTGAGCTCAACATGCATGGAAATAGCATTCAGAAACATGACCATACAGGGTCTTGCAGAAGCTACACAGGCAACATGGATGCACCTAAGAGAAGATCAGAACACTCGCATAGTGTAGTTGGTGAGAGCTCACATATGTCTGACATGCAAATTTATTCACACGAAAGCAAGGCAAGATCCAGTAGCAGCAAGCCATGGCATACCACTAGAACTCAAGAAATCGGCTCACAGACCAGCAGGAGTGCTAGAATAATTCCAGCAGAGGAGCATAATGAAATCAATTGTACCCATATTTCTCAAGGATCTCACAACGATACATCAACGAACAACTTGGGGGGTTGTGCTGACTGTCTGGGGCAAGAATCGCTTGATCATTACTCACGGACTAGTCTGTTTTGTGAAGGAACTACTTCAGGGGATTTATGCAATCCACACAGTCCATCAAGGCAGCTTGATTATCAGTCCACATCATTGGGCCATGAGATAGCTGAATGCTCAACAGGGCTGCCAGTAGGCATGAAGAACACCCTAAAGGCAAAATTACTTCAAGCAAGGCTAGAGGGGAGGCATGCCAGATTGAAGGCATCAGGAGGTTCAGTAACCAGCAAGAGAAAATGAGTGCGGCCAATCTGTTGTAGTTTCTTCTTTATTCGACGCCCACTCAGTAGATGGCTTATATAGCTGCAGTATTTTCTATATTGCAAGCTGTAGAATCTTTTACTCTAGATTGCATCTGGCTGAGCTTATCTGTAAATTTACCcttgtagctatccaggacgGCAGAGTTCAAGAACTCAACTTTTTAGAAGGATTTTGTTTGTGCCATCTGTATATTTATGACCTTTTTTGCTGATCTTCTCCATTGGCCATGGCATTGGGATGCCGATCTCATGCATCAACTGACATCTCTTCATGTCCCTCATATCATATCATTAAAGACCTGTACCTGATAGTACCATTAATGTTCTGTCAACTATAAAGCGCCATATTTGCTCAGAAATGCATTGCAGTTGCAACAGTACACATCTGAACCACCAGATGAGCCTTGGTACATCTAACATGCACGTGCAATTCATGTTAAACTGGCTGCACTGCAGCAGGTTGGTTTGGCCTGGACCATACTGGTATCCAGATTGCTCAACTGCTATGGATAGCAAAAAACTCTCAGAACGTTTCAGCACAAGtaacctgcaaaaaaaaaaaaggcaattaAGAGCGAAACATGGGGCCAGCAGTAGATAGAATGGGTCGCGTTTGCACAGTTTCGCAGAGAAAGCAGCATCTCCGTGTGTTTTTGCGTCCTTGCGGTCAAAGAGTTTAACCGAGTCGTCGTCATACGAATTTCGTAACGTTTGTACCATTCATGGTGTAGTCCGGGTAAATTGTGTGTTTGCAATATCAAATGAACAATGGGCAATTGTTATTACTCCACAGGGTTCCCCCTACCGTTCTTCCCGCGAAAACCACGGCGCCGCGCTCCCGCGGATGCCGTAAGGTAACCGTCAAAACCGCAAAAATCACAgcgaatttgaaaacaaaatatttgatttcaaAACCACGGGTTTCGCGCAGTAACCGCGGTAAGTACTTGCTAAAATAACGCATGAAAACCACGGTAACCATGGTTTCCTGAGCGGTTTTTACGGCCAAAACCGTGGTTACCACCGCAAAAGcagcggttaccgcgaggatACCGCGGGTGTGCTgtcaaatgtaaaaaatattaaaaaatcttaaaaaatacatgaaaaataggaaaatattttgtgactatatttgtgagttgtgacatagaaaaaatagaacatgttttaggaaaacaagaaaatttttacattaccttttctaaattcttgatattacaacataaacatacaccgtcatatcTCACTTCACAAAATAATTCACACTAATAACAAATAATAACAACTCTATTTTGATTGCTACGtgacaactatacctactacacATTATTACTAACATgctcatataatttttcttcgtacatattttccatatatccatcgtcgtatatttgtatttcaacattatttatcctagtgtctagtgcaaattaataacgactcaacaacaaaatattcttcacCATCTTCCTAgcaaatattatttgcaatagactactttttaattttgtttcccgaaattgtcgtttatgatttttaattacgccaaaaatacactttttcatgaatttttttgacaaaactacattatatatcaacttatacaacatatatttttccattaaatttcctcaaaatttttaaatttttttcaaatttaaactcggttaccatgtcttaccgaagttgtgcccCCGCGGACCCCACGGTTACCGTCGCGGTAACCGCGAGATCGGAAACCTGGCTCCCCCACCCTCCATTTTTAGGACTTATcgtttataaacaaaaatttaaaattttaatttagggcagattttgaggtttttcttatcatattttatttttcagcttttgttttaaatcatcgcacgtataaaagttttacctataaattatttttaatttttaccctttgtttttttaagttggcAATCATTTGGTACCATAGGTAGGGCACGTTTGTTCGCCGATTAAATAATTGCATGAAAAATAGCTTTTATATCATAGtaaagacatatataaaatttttagttataaattttttttcattcgtaaaattaaaaagccaaacaacccCCCGTATAATTATGCCGAGTTCGTTAACCTACAAATTCGTAAGCAGTAATCCAAGCACGGTTTCCACGCCGGCACACGGCAAAATCCCCCGCACCGCCAAGCGCAGCGTAATGCGATGCTACGACTACGagagttttattttaatcacCTGTAGCTGTACCGTCGTCTTATTATAACCACCCtccttaattattaattgggccatctcctcctcctcctccaccttcgcctccaagcctcctcctcctcttcctcttcctcctcgccgcgcggcCTAGGGTTAggccccgcgcgccgccgcctgctgctgcACGCGCGTGGGGGGTAGGGGCGCGAGGCGGCCGGCCGACGCGCATGGCGGGGGGCGAGGCGGAGACGGACTTCGGCCGCTGGgccgggggagggggggcggGCCCCAGCTACGAGTTCGCCTTCAACTCGGTCAACTTCTCCGACAGGGTGCTGCGGATCGAGGTCGTCgccggggacgacgacgacgacgacgacgacgcgccggGGTCGAGCGGGGgcgtgggcggcgccggcggcggggggcccGGCTCCCTCTCCGATTGGGCGCGCCACCGcaagcgccgccgcgaggagCTCCTCAGGGAGAAAGGTAACGCGTGGGATCATCAGGCACCCATccctttgttcttttttttttgtgatttttattttcaattctgGGCGATCGTGTTGGGAAATTTCTGTGCCTTTAGGTTGGGAAATTTCGGTGCCTTTAGGTGGTTGATCATGATCATGTATTACAGCGTCAGTGAGCAGTGATCAGGGTAACGGAGATTGGATTAAGGGGATTTGCCCAATTTTTGTATGCTCTGCTGTAACTGTAAGAGATACCATTCATAATTCAACATTTATTCTCGGCCATTGAAGAATGACAATTGGTTTGATGCCACATATCGTTAACAGGAGCTGCGCGACAAATAACAACCAGGAGTGTATGGTATACCTGTAATAGGAATATATGCATCATATATTCGTGTGGGCAAGTATAATTCGTTTCATGCATtgtatagatatatttatggTTCATATAGCAGACTGCAACCTTAGACTGATGGGACAATGTGGTCAATTATTTGAGAAAAAACGAACTTTCGAAGGGAATTGGTTGTTGCTTGATACATAAATCAAGGATAATACCTCTCTTGTTGATGCTTCTGATTGGGTGCACATTGTTGAATTTTTTCCGTGAAAGATGGGAATTGTGTCATGCAATGTGGCTATTGTGGGCAGTGTTGCAATAACATGAACCGTTGAGTATTGACACCCCTTAATAGGAAATGCTGTGTTGGTTATGGGCTTATTGCCATGTTCAAgttggaggtttggatgagTTTATACATGGCATGGGAAATACGGTGGATTGTTAGCGTATGATTAGTTGagtattagctattataaagttaagaaatggaattgtttgatttttaaaaaacgtttatatggttttttaaaaaaacactgtTTAATGGCTTGACAAGCAGGCTCGTGAAGTCGCGATAATCCAAGGAGTAGCCAGCCAGAATGCTGATCCGAACAGGACCTATGTCTAGATGGTGGATTTTCTTGGTTATATAGTTACATCTTATAATCTAGTGATTTAGTTTAATTTGATTTCCTTGATCTACAATACCAATAATCTGCCATTTTAGGTGTAGttgtatttttattgaatATCTTGTGTAATACTTTGTGCATATTCTGTTGGTTACCAGGCTTCTTTGGGTGACCAAATCGCTTCCCACTGACTGCAAATTTTGGCTGGTGTATGAACACTACATATGGGCCAATACGCTAATACCTGAAACAAAGAGCTAAACTGAGTGTGACAACAGGCCAAACCCTCATCTTGTGTACAAATAGCTTTGCATGATGAGTGGGCTAATGGACTATCTACTGCTTTGCCATGTGATTATTACTTTTCTACTTTTTCCTCGTGGCCATATTTGAAGGGGGTGGGGTTgggaagtaaaaaaaaaaaattatgaagggATGTATGAAAATATGCTTTGCTAAAATATAGTTAGTTTTTTGTGGTTGATCTTCATActtcaatttctttttatctgtgCTAGTTGATCTTAATGTTTGTTTTGTGCTTATGGTAATTTTGAAAGTCCTCCTTGACACCTTAGTTACCAATTATTGCCACAAGTCTATTAGCATGTTACATTCTGTTTTATGATATTCTATTCTCATTAGTGATGGCATCATTTTGTAGTTATACCTGTGATTATTTGCTGTTATCTAAAATGTCCCTGAGTACCTTTGtgatgtttttcctttttcgatGCTTTTTTGTTACATATGATTGTCTACTGCTACTTATACATCCGTCGTTATTCTTTCTGATGGAAGACTTGTTTACTACCAATTTCTGTCTGCAGAGTCTGAAGCAGTCATGCCAGACCAAATAAATTGCAAAGTCGAAGCAGAAGAACGTGACGCATATGAAGAAAATCAAGAGGAACCTGTAACAATGATGGACGAATCTCCACCCAGTGTTGGTCCCGATGGTATGTACTGCTGAAAGGTCTATCACCTTGGGTCAGTCTGCAGTCACCATGTTATGTTGCATTGTGATGTGGAATGTGGAATCCAGTTAGTTGGTGGAATCTTTACTCATGCTAGTTTGATTTCTCTGTTATATGCAAACTGAGAAACATTCAATTTAATTCTatgctacaataaaaaaatagaaattagtGATGAAAAGTTTATTACTTGTTCAGATTGCTAGGAGCACAAAGCACTAAAATGGGGATTCAATGTTTCATGATGTTTTCTTATCATTCCTTTTCCTTCTGATAGCTTACTGTCTTTATTTTCCTGATACCCTGTTGTACTGAATGTATGAAATTAATCTCCACTATTAAGAAGTACAGTGTGTTCCAAGTAATTTTAACAACAGATAACCTGTCTGGTGATTTGTCCTTGGGATGTTACGCCTCTTACtaaattttggagttgattttggggctttttcatcgtagtttattttccagaattAGCTTTTAACGCATATAAAAACAccaccaaattattttttggtcaCCAGTAAGCCGTTATGGCTTATAATCAGCTGTAGGCTAAAGGATGAGTGTGTTTTCCTTGTTTGTTCCCTTAGTGATTTGTCCGTGGTACTTCATAGGTGACGATGGACCAAGTATGGACTCACCGTGGAGCGGGGTGAGTACACCAGTTCTAAGAGTAAAGGACATTTATATCAGTTCAGCGATTCTTGCTGCTAAAAGTCCTTTCTTTTTCAAGGTATACTGATAACCTCATCCAGTGCATTTGTTGTATACTCAGTTTTCTATTAGCTTTCTAATTCTAAAACCTTAATGTGTCCATATTAGCTTTTCTCAAATGGTATGAAAGAATCCGATGAGAGGCAGGCAACCCTTAGAATTACTGATTCAGGTAATGTGATAACTTTAGTTAAGTCAAAACATTCTTCCTAACTGATTATATTGCTGTGTTGCAGTTGTGCTATTATAATACTTGATAATAATATTCctaatatatactatataaaatatttgtaatatatatatatatatatatatatatatatatatttattgtagaCTTTTATGGTGAAGATGGTTTCTGCCACTGctctttttgtttctctgATACTAGATGTCTAGTCTCCTTTTCTTATTTGGCTTCACcatattaaataaatgttttgttAATCTATCAACCTTCATATATGCACAAATTGCCTTGATCATTTACTGAAAGTTAAATAATCGACCAATTTCTCGCAGAAAAAGGAACTCTCGCCtttgttattttgttgttctttCTTGAATTGTTTCTGTATGCCtcattattttcaattttcttgAAACAGAGGAAAATGCCCTTATCGAGCTTTTAAGATTTATGTATAGTGGAAAGTTGACAACAACTGATCCCGCCCTTCTGCTGGATATTTTGATGGCTGCCGACAAATTTGAGGTTGTTTCTTGCATGAGGTACTGTAGTCAGTTGCTCACAAGCTTGACTATGACTACAGAATCCGCACTGCTCTACCTAGACCTTCCATGTTCCATTTCGATGGCTGCTGCAGTTCAACCTTTGACAGATGCAGCCAAGGAGTTCCTTTCCAACAAATACAAGGATTTAACCAAGTGAGTGATCTCCATTAAAGGGaacctccttttctttttgaggaTTAGCCTTAAACATTGTTGTCATAAAAATTATTGTATACTGAAGAGCTTggtttgtttcttcttctcaAATTCAGGTTCCAAGATGAAGTGATGAACATCCCTCTTGCTGGAATCGAAGCCATCCTGTCAAGTAATGACCTCCAGGTGGCATCTGAAGATGCCATCTATGACTTCCTGATCAGGTGGGCCCGTGCACAATACCCAAAATCAGAGGAAAGACGCGAGATCTTGAGTTCTCGTTTGCTTCCACTTGTGCGATTCAGTCACATGACCTGTAGGAAGCTACGGAAGGTCCTAATATGCACTGATCTGGACCATGAGCAAGCAACCAAGTGTGTCACTGAGGCACTTCTATATAAAGCTGATGCACCACACAGGCAACGGGCTCTTGCAGCAGACCCAACAACCTGTCGGAAATTTGCAGAGCGAGCTTACAAGTACAGACCTCTGAAAGTTGTTGAGTTTGACCGGCCTTACCCACAGTGTATAGCATACTTGGATCTAAAGCGTGAAGAGTGCTCTCGACTCTTCCCGTCAGGTCGAATGTACTCGCAAGCCTTCCATCTTGCAGGGCAGGGTTTCTTCCTCTCGGCACACTGTAACGTGGAACAACAGAGTACGTTCTACTGCTTTGGTCTCTTCTTAGGAATGCAAGAGAAGGGCTCGATGAGCGTCACAGTAGATTATGAGTTTGCTGCAAGGACAATACCGTCGGGTGATTTTGTGAGCAAGTACAAGGGTAACTACACCTTCACCGGTGGTAAGGCGGTTGGTTATAGGAATCTCTTTGCGATACCATGGGCGACGTTCATGGCTGATGACAGTCTCTTCTTCATCGACGGTGTCTTGCATCTGAGAGCTGAATTGACGATAAAGCAACCCATTGTCTGATGCGCTGCTGCCAACCTAGGTTGGAATTGCTCTCAAGTTGGTATCAGTGTGAAACATCGCGTGCTGCAGTGCAGATATTCtattgtttcttcttcttcttctatgCTTGAATCCTTTTGTTGATAGAAACTTTGCAAATGACAAGTGAAAAAAGAACCCCCGCTTGTTTTACTCCCATTTGGGAAAAAGGCTATGTTGCTCCAGCCCCTATGTTGTGAAAAAGTTACCATACCAGCTGAAGATAATGACATGAGCACCTCACTTACCCAACTTTTGGAAGGATGACAGTCCAACTTTCAGTGttacatacatgcatacattCATAAACTGACATCCTCACAGG is part of the Oryza brachyantha chromosome 2, ObraRS2, whole genome shotgun sequence genome and encodes:
- the LOC102704217 gene encoding uncharacterized protein At5g41620-like; amino-acid sequence: MEPKVAAVLSQQEEGACASTAPRRPHDEEVPLRVRLGRARRRAGPCTPSPSWKLEGEEEVAPELAPVHPAVVVAAPPRRSTASASVSASARQLGASLWEIHDVVREGRRGAGSRRRMAGRPLAAVELHQPQNSDSVGRHLANSSTNHNKLNQARNCTGQPFSPRSYTSSIGDSSINQAISPARSLDIKGRFSGAGYNLKTPTELLKVLNRIWSLEEQHTADMSVINGLKLELQQAQEHIQELMHERRGYRHDVASLVRQLSEDKFFQKNKDKGKIAADIRSLQDELEDEKRLRRHSEGLHRKYGKELSEIKLAFVKAVKDLEKEKKAKSLLEDLCDQFAMGIRDYEEEVRALKQRHVNYEYQFDKSALHISEAWLDERMQMQNTDIEEDLLKKSTITERLTSEIEAFLAKKSVSSKNNDKYMHSRRDASLRRQSLESVHFNGATSAPRLAEEDDDDSVASDLHCFELNMHGNSIQKHDHTGSCRSYTGNMDAPKRRSEHSHSVVGESSHMSDMQIYSHESKARSSSSKPWHTTRTQEIGSQTSRSARIIPAEEHNEINCTHISQGSHNDTSTNNLGGCADCLGQESLDHYSRTSLFCEGTTSGDLCNPHSPSRQLDYQSTSLGHEIAECSTGLPVGMKNTLKAKLLQARLEGRHARLKASGGSVTSKRK
- the LOC102704492 gene encoding BTB/POZ domain-containing protein POB1-like → MAGGEAETDFGRWAGGGGAGPSYEFAFNSVNFSDRVLRIEVVAGDDDDDDDDAPGSSGGVGGAGGGGPGSLSDWARHRKRRREELLREKESEAVMPDQINCKVEAEERDAYEENQEEPVTMMDESPPSVGPDGDDGPSMDSPWSGVSTPVLRVKDIYISSAILAAKSPFFFKLFSNGMKESDERQATLRITDSEENALIELLRFMYSGKLTTTDPALLLDILMAADKFEVVSCMRYCSQLLTSLTMTTESALLYLDLPCSISMAAAVQPLTDAAKEFLSNKYKDLTKFQDEVMNIPLAGIEAILSSNDLQVASEDAIYDFLIRWARAQYPKSEERREILSSRLLPLVRFSHMTCRKLRKVLICTDLDHEQATKCVTEALLYKADAPHRQRALAADPTTCRKFAERAYKYRPLKVVEFDRPYPQCIAYLDLKREECSRLFPSGRMYSQAFHLAGQGFFLSAHCNVEQQSTFYCFGLFLGMQEKGSMSVTVDYEFAARTIPSGDFVSKYKGNYTFTGGKAVGYRNLFAIPWATFMADDSLFFIDGVLHLRAELTIKQPIV